One window from the genome of Haliaeetus albicilla chromosome 26, bHalAlb1.1, whole genome shotgun sequence encodes:
- the LOC104312316 gene encoding small nuclear ribonucleoprotein E isoform X1: MAYRGQGQKVQKVMVQPINLIFRYLQNRSRIQVWLYEQVNMRIEGCIIGFDEYMNLVLDDAEEIHSKTKSRKQLGRIMLKGDNITLLQSVSN, translated from the exons ATGGCGTACCGCGGGCAGGGCCAGAAGGTGCAGAAGGTGATGGTGCAGCCCATC AACCTCATCTTCCGCTACCTGCAGAAC AGGTCCAGGATCCAGGTGTGGCTTTATGAGCAAGTGAACATGCGGATAGAAGGCTGCATCATT GGCTTTGATGAATATATGAACTTGGTGCTGGACGACGCAGAGGAAATTCActccaaaacaaaatcaaggaAACAGCTGG GTCGGATCATGTTAAAAGGGGACAATATCACTCTTCTGCAAAGTGTTTCTAACTAG
- the LOC104312316 gene encoding small nuclear ribonucleoprotein E isoform X2, producing the protein MAYRGQGQKVQKRSRIQVWLYEQVNMRIEGCIIGFDEYMNLVLDDAEEIHSKTKSRKQLGRIMLKGDNITLLQSVSN; encoded by the exons ATGGCGTACCGCGGGCAGGGCCAGAAGGTGCAGAAG AGGTCCAGGATCCAGGTGTGGCTTTATGAGCAAGTGAACATGCGGATAGAAGGCTGCATCATT GGCTTTGATGAATATATGAACTTGGTGCTGGACGACGCAGAGGAAATTCActccaaaacaaaatcaaggaAACAGCTGG GTCGGATCATGTTAAAAGGGGACAATATCACTCTTCTGCAAAGTGTTTCTAACTAG
- the LOC138682127 gene encoding small nuclear ribonucleoprotein E-like produces the protein MRKTDSTISEINLIFRYLQNRSRIQVWLYEQVNMRLEGCIIGFDEYRNLVLDDAEEIRSKPKSRKELARVAGGVQSNSRSGIWKATSEMLSCLDIQKS, from the exons atgcggaaaacagactccacaatcagtgagatt AACCTCATCTTCCGCTACCTGCAGAAC AGGTCCAGGATCCAGGTGTGGCTTTATGAGCAAGTGAACATGCGGCTAGAAGGCTGCATCATT GGCTTTGATGAATATAGGAACTTGGTGCTGGACGACGCAGAGGAAATTCGCTCCAAACCAAAATCAAGGAAAGAGCTGG CCCGGGTAGCTGGAGGGGTCCAGTCAAACTCCCGCTCAGGAATATGGAAGGCGACAAGCGAAATGCTGAGCTGCTTGGACATTCAAAAGAGCTAG
- the LOC138682184 gene encoding LOW QUALITY PROTEIN: zinc finger CCCH domain-containing protein 11A-like (The sequence of the model RefSeq protein was modified relative to this genomic sequence to represent the inferred CDS: inserted 2 bases in 1 codon; deleted 1 base in 1 codon) → MSKQGDDCYFYFYSTCDKGDSCSFRHCAAALGNERVCRLWQEGRCFKTTCRFRHMEVDKKRSEIPCYWENQPAGCQKSNCAFRHTKGRYVDGRFFPPSRTTLPSPPEPAEDDVKMAQASLQQNRLSVQSSPSQQLRGVMKVESSEKVPSPTHPPAVVISAADDDEDGFYFGRSEQLSEDGGETKTPVQQPATEACSGLRIISTRKGRANTKQEDNLNFGLKRVKEIKLEKLKEKTKNQGEGPSGVSVPPLQSRAIPVPEKEIVRTVVRTVSLSTKQGEEPVIQVNLGERMGKRKASEAGKSVLPLKRNLADRLGKKIEVLENADNAPKRVQVPRSLKERLGLPSEQSRTETEKAAKPAGEIHAKTLEEIRLESANQRRGEPQVEPQTEGHCKTEDPSLGARPSPAVHVKTFSGSLAEKNHKRLEREKQKTKEFPTKTKVESKPKKQSTLAPSVLSQARPAEPARKAKPAGEVRVKTLEEIKREKALRMQQSGGKVPAPPAQPEPAPTGRRLLRITKLIAPGREEKMIVELSKPFPKAVSAAAEPSDQSATDSKVQVKSLEEIMWEKRQLKQRQEEKLQKEAAAVPSPTEQAIKDKTAASGSPESSVVSGSAYQLPKRILVKSPGDGVESPGKGAAVSPGERAAQLLEWLAESKRKGCLKPLDGKATSPTKQPLKRKAAESHPSAVAAVKPLSATGGDGKEPSAKKAAVAVVPALPEGSLFSIRGRGKPQTSPELHIGSLADSVAPSEVSXASSQIAVKKRRLSFSGPFSVEDDFEQFLWEISGGKQEDKIDMDPENDEDDFFMEIGELIDG, encoded by the exons ATGTCCAAGCAAGGGGACGACTGCTACTTCTATTTCTATTCCACCTGTGACAAG GGAGACAGCTGTTCCTTCCGCCACTGTGCGGCCGCTCTGGGAAATGAGAGAGTGTGCAGGCTGTGGCAGGAGGGTCGCTGTTTCAAGACTACCTGCAGATTCAGACACATGGAAGTCGAT aaaaaacgCAGTGAGATCCCTTGCTACTGGGAGAATCAACCAGCTGGCTGTCAAAAATCCAACTGCGCCTTCCGTCACACGAAAGGACGCTATGTTGATGGGCGCTTCTTCCCGCCAAGCAGAA CTACGCTTCCAAGTCCACCTGAGCCTGCAGAAGATGATGTGAAAATGGCTCAGGcgtcactgcagcaaaacagactttctgTGCAGTCGAGTCCCTCTCAGCAGCTGAGGGGGGTGATGAAAGTGGAAAGCTCTGAAAAGGTCCCAAGTCCTACACATCCTCCA GCAGTTGtaatcagtgctgcagatgatgatgaagatgg gttttattttggacgttcagagcagctttctgaagaTGGAGGTGAAACTAAAACACCTGTCCAGCAACCGGCAACAGAAGCCTGTAGTGGATTGCGGATAATTTCCACTAGGAAAGGCAGGGCTAATACAAAGCAAG aggacAACTTaaattttggattaaaaagagttaaagaaatcaaattggagaaactaaaggaaaaaacaaaaaaccaaggtG AAGGTCCTTCAGGAGTTTCTGTTCCTCCGCTCCAATCTCGGGCTATTCCTGTgccagaaaaggaaattgtaCGGACGGTAGTAAGAACTGTGAGTCTGTCTACAAAGCAAG GGGAGGAGCCTGTGATTCAAGTGAATCTTGGCGAGAGGATGGGAAAACGGAAAGC ttctgaagcTGGTAAAAGTGTCCTTCCGTTAAAGCGCAACCTTGCTGacaggctggggaagaagaTAGAGGTTCTGGAGAATGCTGACAACGCACCAAAGAGAG TTCAAGTCCCCAGGTCTCTGAAGGAGAGGCTAGGACTGCCCTCTGAACAGAGCCGTACAGAGACAG AGAAGGCTGCTAAGCCAGCAGGGGAGATCCATGCGAAAACACTGGAGGAAATTCGACTTGAGAGCGCTAATCAGAGACGAGGAGAACCCCAAGTGGAACCCCAGACTGAAGGACATTGTAAAACAGAAGATCCCAGCTTGGGGGCAAGACCTTCCCCTGCAGTTCACGTCAAAACTTTCTCAGGCTCcctggctgaaaaaaaccacaagcgATTGGAACGAGAGaagcaaaaaacaaaagagTTTCCTACCAAGACAAAAGTTGAGAGCAAACCCAAGAAGCAGAGCACACTTGCTCCGTCTGTGCTCAGCCAAGCGCGCCCGGCAGAGCCGGCACGTAAAGCCAAGCCAGCAGGAGAAGTGCGTGTTAAAACCTTGGAAGAAATCAAGCGGGAGAAAGCTCTGCGGATGCAGCAGAGTGGAGGAAAAGtgccagctccaccagcacaACCTGAACCTGCCCCGACAGGGAGGAGGTTGTTACGGATCACAAAGCTAATAG cacctggaagagaagaaaagatgataGTGGAATTGAGCAAGCCTTTTCCCAAAgctgtctctgcagctgcagag ccctctgatcagaGTGCAACTGATTCTAAAGTTCAAGTGAAGAGCCTTGAAGAGATAATGTGGGAGAAGCGGCAACTGAAGCAACGCCAAGAAGAGAAGCTTCAGAaggaagcagctgctgtgccaTCTCCTACTGAACAGGCAATCAAGGATAAAACTGCAGCATCAGGGAGTCCTGAATCCAGTGTGGTTTCAGGGTCAGCTTATCAGCTTCCAAAGAGGATATTGGTGAAATCTCCGGGAGATGGGGTTGAAAGCCCCGGAAAGGGTGCTGCCGTATCACCAGGGGAACGGGCAGCTCAACTTCTGGAATGGTTAGCTGAAAGTAA ACGGAAGGGGTGCCTGAAGCCTTTGGATGGGAAAGCCACCTCTCCCACAAAGCAGCCACTGAAACGTAAGGCAGCCGAGAGTCATCCGTCTGCCGTGGCGGCTGTGAAGCCATTGAGTGCCACTGGTGGCGACGGGAAGGAGCCTTCAgctaaaaaagcagctgtg GCTGTTGTTCCGGCTTTGCCAGAGGGCAGCCTCTTCTCCATACGCGGGAgaggaaaaccccaaaccag TCCTGAACTGCACATTGGAAGCCTGGCAGACTCTGTGGCACCGTCAGAGGTCTC AGCTTCCTCACAAATAGCCGTAAAGAAACGCCGGTTGAGCTTCTCAGGGCCCTTCTCTGTGGAAGACGACTTTGAGCAGTTTCTTTGGGAAATCTCAGGAGGCAAACAGGAAGACAAAATTGACATGGACCCAGAGAATGATGAGGATGACTTCTTCATGGAAATTGGTGAACTGATTGACggctga